The nucleotide sequence TGCGTCTCCGTCATATTGCGGTACAGAGAACAGTCTTTCATCAGTTCTTGGTGTGTTCCTTTTGAGACAACCTGCCCTTTGTCCATCACAACAATACGCTCCATATCCTGAATCGTATTGAGACGATGGGCAATGGTAATGACGGTCTTGTTGCGCTGCAATTCATCAAGAGCTTCTTGGATTAGTTTCTCATTCTCTCCGTCCAAAGCAGCGGTGGCTTCATCGAGAATAACTATTGGAGAGTCTTTGAGTAACATTCGGGCAATGGAAATACGCTGTTTTTCTCCGCCGGAGAATTTTACGCCAGCTTCGCCTGCCAGCGTATCATAACCATTCGGCAATCCCATGATAAAATCATGAATATGAGCACGCTGTGCTGCCGTTTCCACTTCCTTTTGTGTGGCGGTAGGTCTTCCTATACGGATATTATCCCGAATGGTTGTGTTAAAGAGAAAAACCTCCTGCTGTACCATCGAAAAATAATCAGCGATATTACGTTCGGAGAGTTCCGTAATATTCTCTCCTCCCAATCGGATAGTACCTGTTTGGGGGTGCCAGAACCCCATCATCAAACTTGCCAGCGTGGTTTTTCCCGACCCTGACTCGCCTACGATAGCTGTATGACTACCTTTCGGAAATTGAAGACATACATCTTTCAGCGCATTGTCTTCCTTGTTTGGATAGGAAAATGTAACGTGCTCGACACAAACATCCGTTTGTGTCGTATCCGTTTTCTTGTTCGCAGTTTCCTTTGCCTGTACCTCTGTAATGGACTGTACTTTTGCCAACGACTGACCATAGACGATTCGGAAATGTTGGAATGTTGCCAACTTAGCAAAGGAGGATGAGAACAGTCCACCCAATATCAGGGCAAGGATAAAACGTGCCACCGTCAGTTCGCCCGAAGTCATCAGCCATAGCCCGACAAGAGTCATTACCACGATACCACCTTCCAAGAGTATCGTTATCAATGTCATGGGAACGGTAACGCTAAACATGCTCCGCTTTACCCAACGGATGTAGTCGCGCATACCACCAAGTACTCGTTCCGTTCTATTTTCCTCGTTACTGAAGGCTTTGATTACCGATATGGTAGCCACATATTCCAAAAGGTCTTCCGACATTTTTGCGTACTTTCCATAAAGTGTTGAAAGCTCCTTCCCCAAAGTGTTTTAACAGCCATTTGCAGAAGAAATGCTACAGGCAAAAGAGAAATGAGCGACAGCCCCAAACGCCAGTCCAACACCATAATGATTACCCAGAGTAAGGCAGGAAAAAGCGTAGCCGAAAGGATTTCGGGTAATCCATGTGCTAAATAAATTTCAATTTGTTCCACATCATGGTTGATAATATTCACCAAGTCGCCAACTTTCCGTTCTTGAAAGAAACCGAGCGGCAAGCGTTGCAGATGACTTATGATACGCAACCTCAATCGTGTAAGGGCATTGTAAGCCGACCGGTGTGCCCGCCAAATTGAGGTTCCATAGAATACGCCTCGAAGCATTGCAAATAGTATCATTATTCCTCCAATACCCCAAACTATTAAGGGAGAGAGTGTGCCATTCATCAGCTTGTCCACTGCCCACACTACCAGCAGTATAGGGAGTGTACCTAAAATAAGGTGCAATATGACCACTGCATTGGAGAGCAGGCTGCGGCTCTCCCGTTCCTCATCAAGAGGTCTGACTTTTTGTTTATCCATATATGTGATGTGTCGTTTTGATTTTTTCTGCTGCAAAAGTACGGCAACAAACAGGAATAAAATAACCCCAATAAGCATTACACTGCCCCAAAACAACAATTTGCTCGCATATAAACACAACAGGGGTATAAGCGTGGATAATAGGGTTATTTATTTGCTCGGCAGGTAAGTACCTTTGCACAGAATCTCACAAACAAATATGATATGTCAATCAGCTCAATAGTCCATTTATACAAAAGAATGCTCATTGTCGGCTTTCTATTGTTGTGGTCTTTTCCTATGTTTGCACAACTGCAACCAACAGAAATAAAAGTTATTGATGCAGAAAATGGGAACAGTATAGAATTTGCCGCCGTACATTGGAAAGGTTTGAATGCTCCAACGTACACAAATGGTACGACTACAAACAGGAAAGGTATTGCAAAACTAAGTGCATCAAGTAATCAAAAACTTATGCTTATGGTAAGTTATGTCGGTTATCAGACCATTACCGATACGATTACTGCAAATGGGAAGCGTTATACCATAAGACTACTCCCGGAATCAACAGAGTTAGCAGATGTAGTGGTCTTCGGAAAAACAAAAGCACAAGTTCTCAGAGAGTCGCCTGAAGCAGTTTCTGTAATAAATGCGAAAGAACTTCAAGGCAGATCTATTTCGTTAGAAACCGTTTTGAATAAAACCATAGGTTTGAAAGTTGGGCAGACCGGCGGTTTGGGAAGCAGTTCGAGAATTATTGTTCATGGATTGGAAGGAAACCGCATTCAAATCTTATGGGACGGAATACCAATGAGTACTTCTGACGGGGCTTTTTCTCTTGATGAAATTCCGATAGACATTATAGAAAGAATAGAAGTCTATAAGAGTATCATACCCGCCCGTTTCGGATGTGATGGATTGGGGGGAGCCGTCAATATCGTTACTAAAGAGTTTAGTACGGACTATTTAGATGCCTCGTATGAATTCGGGTCTTACCAAACACACAAAGGAAGCGTCTTCTCTCGCAAGAACTTTCCAAAGAGTGGCGTTCTACTCGGTGCGGGAGGTTATTATACATCTGCAAAGAATGACTACTCTTTCAGAGTTCCCGAGAGAGAAAATCTGTTGGTAAGACGTGACCATGACCGTTTTCGTTCGTATATGTTAAAGGGAAAAATTGCTTTCACGAAACTTTGGTTCGATGAGATTAGTACCGAGTTCGGGTATTACAATCGTTTCAATGAAATCCAAGGTATCTTAAAAAACATACAACATGCCGAAAACCAATCAGGAATGTTTATGTTGGAAAACAAACTGATAAAAAGCGGAATGCTGAACGACCGCCTTAATCTTGAGTCCCATTTCTCCCTTTCACATACAACAAACAATTTTGTGGATACGGCACGAGTTAATCACGATTTCGAAGGAAACATATATCCGAGTCCGAATGGGCAGGGAGAAACAGGAGATGTTCCTCACAACTCAAATGACAAAGGCTTGGAAATCAATGAACGTATCAATTTTGATTACAAGTTGTCCGCCAATCACAGTTTGAATCTGAACACACTTATTAACTACGCCAGAAGGCAACCGAGCGACAACATTGCAAGTCAGCATGCAGGTTTTGTTATCGGAGGATTTCCCAGCAAAAAGACCAGTGTCATTTCGGGGTTGACTTGGGAGTCAAAACTCTTTGATAAGAAACTGACGAATATGCTCTCCGCAAAGTATTTCCACCTCCATTCCGAGATAGAAGATTTGACTTCATACGAGCTGATTGAGGCTCCGAAGAAAAAGAACAATACGACCTCACAAATAGGCTGGATAGAGGCAATAAAATACGAGCCCTTCAGAGGTTTTCACTTGAAAGCATCTTACCAGCGGGCAATACGCCTTCCCAATTCACAAGAACTATTCGGTGATGGTATCATCACCTTTCCTGCAGCCGGATTGAGACCAGAGAAAAGCCACAACTTCAATCTGGGGTTCTTAATAGACAAAAATGATGTCCTCGGATTATCGCGATTGCAGTTTGAAGTGAACGGCTTTTATATGCAGGTAAGCGATATGATAAAACTGATGAAACAGCACATGGCAGCCGGATATGTAAACGCAGAAAAGGTACATATTAAAGGTATAGAAACCGAAATAAAATTGGACATATCGCCAACGGTCTATGCCTACGGAAATCTAACTTATCAGGATGTGCGTGATGTCTTGAACTATTTACCCGGTACCCAAGCCCCCAATCCGACAAAAGGATTGCGACTGCCGAACATTCCCTATTTGTTCGGCAACTTCGGGGCGGAGTATCACAGCAACCGATTATTCAAGAATTGGTATGTCAAGGCTTTCTGGGACGGCAAATTTACTGAGGAGTTCTTCTACTTCTGGGAACTTACCGAATTACAGAAACGACGTATTCCCCGCAGTTTCGTCAATGACATAGGGCTATTGTTGACCTACAAAAGCAAATATTCCGTAGCCTTGGAATGCCATAATATAATGAACAAAGAAGTTTGGGACCAATTCCGCCAACCATTGGCAGGACGGACACTTCACCTCAAATTCAGATATGTCTTCTCAAAAGGAATTTTCTAATTTAACAAATATAAAAAGATGAATACAACAATTTTCAATCGTATAGCTTTTTCTGCTATGCTGGTCGGCTTCATAGGGCTGACATCTTGTAACAAAAATGATGAACCTACGCCTACTCCTCAAGAGGTGCAGCAACATTTCACCTTTGTGCATTATGTGGACAAAAGTGCTTATGTAGGGACATTCAGTGATTTGACTCCTCAAGCGACCAACAATAAGAAAGCATTTGAATTCGGGTTCGGTTGCTACCTCTTTGCTAAGGGTAATACAGTGCTTGTACCCGAAGGGAAATTCGGGGATAAGATACATAAGTTTACAAGAGGTGCCCATGGAGAACTGATAAAAGCAGGTACTATGACATTTGAACAGATGGCTCAACCCGGAGAAATTAACTTCGTTGATGAACAGCGGGCATACGTTGCTTTGCATGGACGTGGAAAAATTGCGTTAATCAATACTTCAACATTGCAAAAGGAAGATGAAATTGACCTCTCGTCTTATGCGGTTCAAGACAACAATCCTGATCCCGGCTGTAATGTCATCCGTGATGGAAAGATGTATGTTGCCCTCAATCAGCTCAATTCGCCTCATACCTCTGTACCGGGTACTGGAGCAGAGGTAGCTATCATTGACCTCAAGACGAAAAAGACTGAAGTTATCAAAGATAACCGCACAAGTGTTGTAGGATTGTTCCGCCATTCTGACGCATTCATAGACGAGCGGGGTGACATCTACTTTTACAGTGCGGGCAACAACTTCAATGTTGCCGATAAGGAAGGTTTCCTGCGTATCCGCAAAGGAAGCGACAAATGGGATAGCGATTATCTGTTCAACCTATCGAAGACAACCATAAAAGGAATAGGCAAAACAGGGCAGTATATGATTAAGTCTTTCTATGCAGGTAATGGTATTGTGTATAGTTGCGTGAAAGTAACGGATACAGAATTTGGAATACTCAAGAAAGACTTCCAACCCGTGAAAATCGACATTTGGAACAAAACCATCGAAAAACTTGATTTGCCAATGACCGACAGCAATGGCTCTTTTGCTATAACTCGCTACAAGGACCTCATCGTCTTTGGAATGACATGTAACAATGGTACGGGGTATTACACCTACAATACCAAGACAGGCGAATGCTCGCAAAACCCAATTGTTACTGCCATAGGAGTTCCTTCAAGTTTAGTCGCATTTGAGTAAACTCTCATTAAAAATATTTCTCATGGAGCTATTGGTTCTTTTTTGAGAGTAATACGGATAAAAACTTACGATAATTCAAGTTTTTATCCGTATTTGTTTGTAACTTTGCAAAAAGACATGATAAAATGACCATAGAATTTTGTGCAATCAATAAGCCTGAAGATTGGATGGAGATGGTTGCCGAACAATTTGGCACATCAGTAATAAACAATGGATTTACCATTCCTTCTTCTATTGGTAGTGGATTCTTCAAACAATATTATCCTCTGCCATGGCTAACATTGACTTATATCAGTTTCGTAGCATACGAGCCGATAACTATGATACGTCGCTCGGTGGAAAACTCGAAATGGATTCCTGTCATGTTCTATATCAATGAGCATAAACACGAGCAGATAATAGGAACAAGTACAAAAACGGTCGGAGTGGACACGCTCGATGGCATTTTCATGCCTTCAAGTAGCATCCCGACTGAGTGGAGTTTTCCTCCAAAGAAACGATACGAAAATATTACACTGACTTTCAATAAGGATTGGATTGAAAAGATTGATGCAGCACATGAAACCTATATCGGTCGGCTTCTCCAATCGGACAAGGCTTTTTATTTGTTTGAGACCATTACACCTGCAATGCAACAGGTCTTGGATAACATTAAGTCTATAACTGAAATCGACAATCCTTTTTCAACGCTTCATTTGCATGGAAAAACTATGGAATTACTGACAATGTTCCTTGAAAAGCTCGAAAAACGTTCGGAAGTAAAATCTCTTGCCAACCTAAACTTGAATGATGTTGAATCAGTATTCCGTGTTCGTCGCCAGATTCTTCAAAGTCTCAGTAATGTACCGAGTATTCCCGAATTGGCGCGTGAAGCCAATATGAGCAGTTCCAAATTACAAAAGTGCTTCAAGCAGGTTATTGGAAAAGCCATCGCCGAATATGCCCTATCTGAAAAGATGGAATGGGCAAAACGACTGCTTTCCACTCGCCTCTACTCGGTGTCAGAAGTAGGCTATAAAGTTGGATATGCTAACCTCAGTCATTTCACAGAGGCTTTCTGCAAATATCACAGGATAAAACCTAAGCAATATCTTGATTCATTATAAGTTTTACACAATAGGGACATTACTTGCTTTCTGAGGGTTATTTTGCCCTAAACAATCTTTCGAACTTTGCCTGCAAAAACATCAGGCAATGAAAATAACGACATTTAAGTTTCATTTTTTTGCCGGAGTAACAATCTTATCATTGTTTTCCGGTATTTCTGTTTATGCACAATCTCCGAATGAAACAGACTCTCTCTATACAGAAGAAATCTCATCGGATAACCGCATTAAACTCAATGGTTATCTCCGTGCAGGTTTTTTCGGCGGAGAAAAAGAAATACGCAATTACTACGGAGAAGGTGCCTTGAAATTAGAAGTTCCCATCGGCATAAGTGCTTCTGCCTTTTCGGAAGTCCGTTACAGAGCTGATGGCAACAACAATCATAAGTTCGATATCCGCGAGGCTTATCTAAATCTTAATCTTGGTAAGTTCGATTTTCGTGTGGGTGAGCAAATCGTTCTTTGGGGGCGTGCAGATGGATTCAATCCGACCAACAACGTTACTCCCCAAGACTTTTGTGTATTCTCTCTGGAAGAAGATGATAAGCGGTTGGGGAATTTTGTCGTGAAAGGTGTCTTTAATCCTTATCCCTTCCGTATCGAAGTGGATTGGGTACCTGTTTATAAATCGTCATTGTTCCCATTCATCGGAAACCCTATGGGAGATGGGATTGTATGGAACAATGAAAAACGTCCTTACCGATGGAAGAATCAGTCTTTCGGAGTGAAAATAGATTTGGAAAAACCGTCTTTCGACCTCTCTCTTTCCTATTACAACGGGCTGCATAAATTTCCCGGCATCGCGTATAAAAAAACTCCTTCTGAAATCCAGTTATCACAAGAGCCCTATCGGGTGCATATTGTTGGAATGGACTTTTCCTCCTCGTTGGGCAACTACGGACTAAGAGGGGAATTTGCCTGTTCACTCCCCGAAAAAAGTAATAATTCCATTTATTCCGTTCCCAATAAGCAAATAGAATACACGATCGGGATTGACCGAAGCTGGGATAATTTCAGTTT is from Prevotella melaninogenica and encodes:
- a CDS encoding TonB-dependent receptor, which codes for MSISSIVHLYKRMLIVGFLLLWSFPMFAQLQPTEIKVIDAENGNSIEFAAVHWKGLNAPTYTNGTTTNRKGIAKLSASSNQKLMLMVSYVGYQTITDTITANGKRYTIRLLPESTELADVVVFGKTKAQVLRESPEAVSVINAKELQGRSISLETVLNKTIGLKVGQTGGLGSSSRIIVHGLEGNRIQILWDGIPMSTSDGAFSLDEIPIDIIERIEVYKSIIPARFGCDGLGGAVNIVTKEFSTDYLDASYEFGSYQTHKGSVFSRKNFPKSGVLLGAGGYYTSAKNDYSFRVPERENLLVRRDHDRFRSYMLKGKIAFTKLWFDEISTEFGYYNRFNEIQGILKNIQHAENQSGMFMLENKLIKSGMLNDRLNLESHFSLSHTTNNFVDTARVNHDFEGNIYPSPNGQGETGDVPHNSNDKGLEINERINFDYKLSANHSLNLNTLINYARRQPSDNIASQHAGFVIGGFPSKKTSVISGLTWESKLFDKKLTNMLSAKYFHLHSEIEDLTSYELIEAPKKKNNTTSQIGWIEAIKYEPFRGFHLKASYQRAIRLPNSQELFGDGIITFPAAGLRPEKSHNFNLGFLIDKNDVLGLSRLQFEVNGFYMQVSDMIKLMKQHMAAGYVNAEKVHIKGIETEIKLDISPTVYAYGNLTYQDVRDVLNYLPGTQAPNPTKGLRLPNIPYLFGNFGAEYHSNRLFKNWYVKAFWDGKFTEEFFYFWELTELQKRRIPRSFVNDIGLLLTYKSKYSVALECHNIMNKEVWDQFRQPLAGRTLHLKFRYVFSKGIF
- a CDS encoding helix-turn-helix domain-containing protein, which translates into the protein MTIEFCAINKPEDWMEMVAEQFGTSVINNGFTIPSSIGSGFFKQYYPLPWLTLTYISFVAYEPITMIRRSVENSKWIPVMFYINEHKHEQIIGTSTKTVGVDTLDGIFMPSSSIPTEWSFPPKKRYENITLTFNKDWIEKIDAAHETYIGRLLQSDKAFYLFETITPAMQQVLDNIKSITEIDNPFSTLHLHGKTMELLTMFLEKLEKRSEVKSLANLNLNDVESVFRVRRQILQSLSNVPSIPELAREANMSSSKLQKCFKQVIGKAIAEYALSEKMEWAKRLLSTRLYSVSEVGYKVGYANLSHFTEAFCKYHRIKPKQYLDSL